One part of the Hydrogenobacter sp. T-2 genome encodes these proteins:
- a CDS encoding DNA adenine methylase, which yields MKIFTKKTKPKPFVKWAGGKRQIVNLLVAYMPKNYETYIEPFVGGGALFFQVQPRKAIIGDINQELINAYLVIKDHVEDLIEDLKMHKNTPEYYYRIRAIDPKSLDPIKRASRFIYLNKTCYNGLYRENSKGEFNVPFGRYKNPKIVDEENLKAVSEFLRSCDLEVLCGDFEETCKKAKAGDFVYFDPPYYSTFSNYTKENFTEKDHIRLRDLFVELDKKGVYLMLTNSNTDFIKNLYKGYRIEVVNTARFINCKGDMRGKGEHELIITNY from the coding sequence ATGAAAATTTTTACAAAAAAGACAAAACCCAAACCCTTTGTAAAATGGGCGGGTGGGAAAAGGCAAATAGTAAACTTGCTGGTAGCCTATATGCCAAAAAACTATGAAACTTACATAGAGCCTTTTGTGGGAGGTGGTGCTCTGTTTTTCCAAGTTCAGCCACGAAAGGCTATAATTGGAGATATAAATCAAGAGCTAATAAACGCATATCTTGTGATAAAAGATCACGTGGAAGACCTCATAGAAGACCTAAAGATGCACAAAAATACTCCAGAATATTACTACAGGATAAGAGCCATAGACCCCAAAAGCCTTGACCCCATTAAAAGAGCAAGTAGGTTTATCTACCTTAACAAAACTTGCTACAATGGACTATACAGAGAAAACTCTAAGGGAGAGTTCAATGTGCCTTTTGGAAGATACAAAAATCCCAAAATAGTGGATGAGGAAAACCTCAAAGCGGTTTCTGAATTTTTAAGGTCATGTGATTTAGAGGTGTTGTGTGGAGATTTTGAAGAAACATGCAAAAAAGCAAAAGCGGGAGACTTTGTCTACTTTGACCCTCCCTACTACTCTACATTTTCAAACTACACAAAGGAAAATTTCACAGAAAAAGACCATATAAGGCTTAGAGACTTGTTTGTAGAATTGGACAAGAAAGGAGTTTATCTAATGCTGACAAACTCCAATACTGACTTTATAAAAAACCTATATAAGGGCTACAGAATTGAAGTTGTAAACACAGCAAGGTTTATAAACTGCAAGGGAGATATGCGTGGAAAGGGAGAGCATGAGTTAATTATTACCAACTATTGA